The following are from one region of the Nitrospinota bacterium genome:
- a CDS encoding ABC transporter ATP-binding protein: protein MENLRLFWPYISKYQRELMIGIVALVFTDTLTLVVPWVIKKFIDVLPQKPSSETLLEYTLFLLLIVLFLLVGRYGWRVYMFGPSRKIEFDILNRLFNHLLTLDRTWYLKQKTGDIISRATNDLRAVREFIGLGALILIDAVFMVITAVVMMAWINVDLAFKVLLPLPVISVLFFYFVKEIGKRHKAVQEHLALITGLVQENLAGIRVLHAFVQEENQKRKFASLNDEYIEKNLHVTRMFGIFTPTMVFVMGLASMLSLWLGGKDVISGSMTLGSFVAFNGYLMLLSWPMMGIGYVFNLTQKGMSAMNRIREILIAQPEIISSKESAVSVDEIGDIEFRDLTFCYPGEKKPSLDGIEIKVPKGHTLGVVGVIGSGKTTLTQML, encoded by the coding sequence TTGGAAAACTTAAGATTATTCTGGCCTTATATTTCCAAATATCAAAGGGAACTGATGATAGGTATTGTGGCATTGGTTTTCACAGATACCCTGACGCTGGTTGTTCCCTGGGTGATAAAAAAGTTTATTGATGTCTTGCCGCAGAAACCTTCTTCAGAAACCCTTCTTGAATATACGCTTTTTCTGTTACTGATAGTTTTGTTCCTTCTTGTGGGCCGTTATGGATGGAGGGTCTATATGTTTGGTCCTTCCAGGAAAATTGAGTTTGATATTTTGAACCGCCTTTTCAACCACCTGTTGACTTTAGATCGAACATGGTACTTGAAGCAGAAAACGGGAGATATCATATCACGAGCTACCAATGACCTGAGGGCGGTGAGAGAGTTCATTGGGCTGGGAGCATTGATCCTCATTGATGCGGTTTTCATGGTTATTACTGCTGTAGTAATGATGGCATGGATTAATGTTGACCTGGCATTCAAAGTGTTATTGCCACTCCCGGTGATTTCTGTCCTGTTCTTTTATTTTGTTAAGGAAATTGGAAAGCGGCATAAAGCGGTTCAGGAACACCTGGCACTCATAACGGGGTTGGTACAGGAAAACCTTGCTGGCATACGGGTGCTGCATGCTTTTGTTCAGGAGGAAAATCAAAAAAGAAAGTTTGCCTCTCTTAACGATGAATACATTGAAAAAAACCTGCATGTGACCCGTATGTTTGGCATCTTTACGCCTACTATGGTCTTTGTAATGGGTCTTGCATCGATGCTTTCCCTTTGGCTCGGTGGGAAAGACGTGATCTCAGGTTCCATGACGCTGGGATCGTTTGTCGCGTTCAATGGCTATTTAATGCTTCTCTCCTGGCCAATGATGGGAATAGGTTATGTCTTTAACCTGACTCAAAAAGGAATGTCGGCAATGAATCGTATTCGTGAAATCTTAATCGCTCAACCTGAAATAATATCCTCTAAAGAAAGTGCGGTGTCTGTAGATGAGATAGGTGATATTGAATTTCGGGATCTCACTTTTTGCTATCCCGGAGAAAAAAAACCAAGCCTGGATGGAATTGAAATTAAAGTTCCTAAAGGTCATACACTGGGAGTAGTGGGGGTGATCGGTTCAGGAAAAACCACTTTGACTCAAATGCTCT
- a CDS encoding mannose-1-phosphate guanylyltransferase/mannose-6-phosphate isomerase — MYGVILAGGSGTRFWPASREQSPKQLQKIIGDKTMLQNTLQRLLKLISIEKIYLATNHLQAIETLHQLNEYGFNSDHLIAEPCNRNTALAIGLLAKVIAEKDPNAVMAVFPSDHVVTNSENFINTLNKAKSLAQNGCLVTLGIPPTRPETGFGYMKQGDEIENGAYKVERFVEKPDRSKAEQYLKDGNFFWNCGIFVWKASSILEELEKYAENIYSQLESINNCLQRTKSKPFYMELDERGRELFSSLPSLSIDYAVMENSSRVILIPGDIGWNDVGAWNSLDEVCVKDSEGNVISGNIIAQDCSETIIQGQKRLIAALGLKDTIVVDSPDALLVCAKDRSQDVKKLVESLKEKDRPEVKQSATVKRPWGSYIILDSGPSYVLKRIEVLAGEALSLQSHQHRSEHWTIVSGLAEVVLDEKTFKLKTNETITIPQNSKHRLSNPGSELLVIIEIQFGLLLDEEDITRYEDRYGRC; from the coding sequence ATGTACGGAGTGATATTGGCCGGGGGTAGCGGTACCCGGTTTTGGCCTGCAAGCCGCGAGCAAAGCCCAAAACAGTTGCAGAAAATAATTGGAGACAAAACAATGCTCCAAAATACTTTGCAACGTCTTCTAAAACTGATATCCATAGAAAAAATCTATCTCGCAACCAACCATTTACAGGCAATCGAGACTCTTCACCAATTAAACGAGTACGGTTTTAATTCCGATCATCTCATAGCAGAGCCTTGCAATAGAAATACAGCGTTGGCAATTGGATTGTTGGCAAAAGTTATCGCAGAGAAAGACCCCAACGCGGTCATGGCTGTCTTTCCTTCTGACCATGTTGTAACGAACTCTGAAAACTTTATCAATACACTTAATAAAGCAAAATCACTAGCCCAAAATGGGTGTCTAGTTACTCTCGGCATACCCCCTACCCGCCCTGAAACCGGTTTTGGCTATATGAAACAAGGGGACGAAATAGAAAACGGAGCTTACAAGGTAGAACGGTTTGTTGAAAAACCTGACCGGAGTAAGGCTGAGCAATATTTGAAGGATGGAAACTTTTTCTGGAATTGTGGGATCTTTGTCTGGAAGGCCTCCTCTATTCTCGAAGAGCTAGAGAAATACGCGGAGAATATCTATTCCCAACTTGAAAGCATCAATAATTGCTTGCAGCGTACTAAAAGTAAACCATTCTATATGGAGCTTGATGAAAGAGGTCGCGAACTTTTTTCTTCCCTGCCCAGCCTGTCCATAGATTATGCTGTGATGGAAAACTCCTCCCGTGTGATCCTCATCCCCGGCGATATTGGCTGGAATGATGTCGGGGCCTGGAACTCTTTAGACGAAGTATGTGTAAAAGATTCTGAGGGTAATGTTATCAGTGGAAATATTATTGCCCAGGATTGCAGTGAAACCATAATTCAGGGCCAAAAACGTCTCATCGCAGCATTAGGTTTAAAAGACACAATAGTTGTGGACAGTCCTGACGCTCTTTTGGTTTGCGCCAAAGACCGGTCCCAGGATGTAAAAAAACTGGTTGAATCCCTGAAAGAAAAAGATCGCCCGGAAGTAAAACAGTCAGCTACAGTAAAGAGGCCATGGGGATCATACATCATATTAGATTCGGGGCCTTCATATGTGCTCAAGCGTATTGAAGTGTTAGCAGGAGAAGCACTCAGCCTTCAATCGCATCAACATCGCAGTGAACATTGGACGATTGTCTCCGGCCTGGCAGAAGTGGTATTGGATGAAAAAACCTTTAAACTTAAAACCAATGAAACCATCACCATTCCTCAAAACTCAAAACATCGGCTAAGCAATCCCGGCTCCGAGCTGCTGGTAATAATAGAAATTCAATTTGGCCTTCTCCTGGATGAGGAAGATATTACCCGCTATGAAGATCGATATGGCCGCTGTTGA
- a CDS encoding SPOR domain-containing protein — protein sequence MKQDFSRNQLIRAPIKLNLRMLLQTLKFYLARIAVSLFLIFVMGYAFLFFLHEVALPDVLFDDVAIQWAIVMVCLFFGFIAYGMIGEQRFFNALHFLKNVSPQLDPADIKNQYENLLSFTYSSYFLPETGKQYRVRCVLLYADYLLSIGDESPRALNIYVQAFLQSPGDSRFRKPLLAILNQGRELTEDEMDLLLIMVQQEEVHDPVLTHYLANLFLKAGQWSGKVERLFLTALEDKSELSNEIVRFALPIYLAHKRTDELALRFYLFALNHTDKNEDEIKKYLAHSYCEGNLAGVAPELHQSCGDVFLGLSVDLQEEIKNRAEQNRVSSKLKKIKLFRREDLQDLKSLKVEMGLVAGKLTILKKGVGWAIKKLLKGFKWILLQFLEGLMKFGHLSLRTKLISFVILSFSILLALGYSGLVPKKKDSIPPAPSSLVSSSKSLNAKKEDRVFTVQIAAVVSAKQADKMIRTLKKKGVESLYIVKAARRAGGNWYKIRAGKFPSKGQASVYANRLVDSKTIKNYFVISLPKN from the coding sequence ATGAAACAGGACTTCTCCCGGAACCAGTTGATAAGGGCTCCAATCAAACTGAACTTAAGAATGCTACTCCAAACCCTTAAATTTTATCTGGCTCGAATTGCCGTCTCGTTATTCCTGATATTTGTGATGGGATATGCGTTTCTGTTTTTTTTGCACGAGGTAGCACTTCCAGATGTCCTGTTTGATGATGTGGCGATTCAATGGGCCATTGTCATGGTCTGCCTTTTCTTTGGATTTATTGCGTATGGGATGATTGGAGAACAGCGTTTTTTCAATGCTCTTCATTTTCTTAAAAATGTTTCTCCTCAATTGGACCCGGCTGATATTAAAAACCAATATGAAAATCTTCTGAGTTTTACTTATTCCTCTTACTTCTTACCGGAAACAGGAAAACAATACAGGGTTCGTTGTGTCCTTTTGTATGCGGACTATTTGTTGTCCATTGGAGATGAGTCTCCGAGGGCATTGAATATATATGTGCAGGCCTTTTTGCAAAGCCCTGGAGATTCGCGTTTTCGCAAACCATTGCTTGCAATTTTAAATCAAGGAAGGGAACTCACTGAAGACGAAATGGACTTGCTGTTGATAATGGTTCAGCAGGAAGAAGTTCATGATCCGGTTTTGACTCATTATTTGGCGAATCTGTTTTTAAAGGCTGGGCAGTGGTCTGGAAAAGTAGAAAGACTGTTTTTAACCGCATTAGAGGATAAGAGTGAACTTTCAAATGAGATTGTCCGGTTTGCGTTGCCAATATACCTGGCGCATAAAAGAACTGATGAGCTGGCATTGAGGTTTTACCTTTTTGCATTGAACCACACTGATAAAAATGAAGATGAAATTAAAAAATATCTGGCTCACAGTTATTGCGAGGGAAACCTTGCCGGTGTTGCTCCAGAACTACATCAAAGTTGTGGGGATGTGTTTTTAGGTTTGAGTGTTGATTTGCAAGAGGAGATTAAAAATCGAGCTGAGCAAAATAGAGTTTCTTCCAAGTTGAAAAAAATAAAGTTGTTTCGCCGGGAAGACCTGCAGGACCTTAAAAGCTTGAAAGTGGAAATGGGGCTGGTTGCCGGTAAGCTGACAATATTGAAGAAAGGTGTTGGTTGGGCGATCAAAAAACTTTTAAAAGGGTTCAAATGGATTCTTTTGCAGTTCCTTGAAGGGCTCATGAAATTTGGACACCTTTCGTTAAGAACTAAACTTATTAGCTTTGTAATCCTTTCTTTTTCGATATTGCTGGCTCTTGGTTATAGCGGGCTGGTTCCAAAAAAAAAGGATAGTATCCCTCCAGCACCATCGTCATTGGTGAGTTCATCAAAATCTTTGAACGCTAAAAAGGAAGATAGGGTTTTTACAGTTCAAATTGCTGCGGTTGTTTCTGCAAAACAAGCAGACAAGATGATTCGGACACTTAAAAAGAAAGGTGTCGAGAGTCTTTATATCGTGAAGGCGGCGCGAAGAGCCGGAGGAAATTGGTATAAAATAAGGGCTGGTAAGTTTCCCTCGAAAGGCCAGGCCAGTGTTTACGCCAACCGCCTGGTTGATTCGAAGACCATCAAAAACTATTTTGTTATTTCATTGCCTAAAAACTAA
- a CDS encoding peptidase, which yields FGIKSPLGKNLSLALGTSGLSPYEVASAYSVIANLGIYNEPYMIQHIEDFQGNRLYEHYYQGVQQFLPDSLYPLLNMMQGVVEGGTGRILRRMGFRHPAGGKTGTTNDFKDAWFNGFTKDISTSVWVGFDNNKPMEAKSGKGLTGASAAAPIWVFFMQKALEGKSPVKFPVPEKIKFATVDVQTGYLADEFSLETLQVAVKEDVDLSAQPVVTSEQEPDETGLLPEPVDKGSNQTELKNATPNP from the coding sequence AGTTTGGCATTAAAAGTCCTTTAGGTAAAAACCTGTCACTTGCTTTGGGCACGTCAGGGTTGTCTCCATATGAAGTAGCGTCTGCATATAGTGTCATCGCCAACCTTGGAATCTATAATGAGCCTTATATGATTCAGCACATTGAGGATTTTCAGGGGAACCGCCTTTATGAACACTACTACCAGGGAGTGCAGCAATTTTTACCTGATTCCCTATATCCGCTCTTAAATATGATGCAAGGCGTGGTAGAAGGGGGCACTGGCCGGATTCTAAGGAGAATGGGATTTCGTCACCCAGCTGGAGGCAAAACAGGAACAACCAATGATTTTAAAGATGCGTGGTTCAATGGCTTTACAAAAGATATTTCAACTTCAGTCTGGGTGGGATTTGATAATAACAAGCCTATGGAAGCAAAGTCTGGCAAGGGCTTGACAGGGGCCAGTGCCGCGGCACCCATATGGGTGTTTTTCATGCAGAAGGCTTTAGAAGGAAAAAGTCCGGTTAAATTTCCTGTGCCAGAAAAAATCAAATTTGCCACTGTAGATGTGCAGACTGGTTATCTGGCAGATGAATTCTCTCTTGAGACTTTGCAGGTTGCTGTTAAGGAAGACGTGGATCTTTCTGCACAGCCTGTTGTGACTAGTGAACAGGAGCCTGATGAAACAGGACTTCTCCCGGAACCAGTTGATAAGGGCTCCAATCAAACTGAACTTAAGAATGCTACTCCAAACCCTTAA
- a CDS encoding peptidase has protein sequence MIGRLLHALNLFLVTSIIFVVLIVAGLYFWLKQDLPQLPQDLQHINLSLPTEIYSSDGERLKILGERHPVALEDISPFFTKAIISVEDSRFYNHSGIDHRGLVRALWTNIRKKRIAQGGSTITQQLSKNLFFSFERNWVRKIKELLIAFQLEATFSKDQILQAYCNQIYFGSGAYGVEEAAQVYFRKRAKDLSLLQAALLAGLPNSPNNANPFSYFERAMQRTKYVLDRMVAEKLISVDEKDTALQSDLDLVNPRVESNPNLYFVDRVLEQLERDYGKEFVHFGGLKIITTLDSRYQQFAVNSAHNHLEALEEKIEKEPGTGPLQAALVSIENKSGAIRAMLGGKNYSHSQFNRAVSSNRLPGSSFKPFVYFTAMEELGYSPATVVVDEPLTIDIPGSEPWSPQNFDEEFAGNLILKKALMKSINIISAKLLN, from the coding sequence TTGATAGGCCGCTTACTCCATGCCCTGAACCTGTTTCTGGTTACTTCAATTATATTTGTAGTTCTGATTGTGGCTGGACTGTATTTCTGGTTAAAACAGGACCTACCTCAACTCCCCCAGGACCTGCAACATATCAACTTAAGCCTGCCCACAGAAATTTACTCATCAGATGGAGAACGCCTAAAAATTCTTGGTGAGAGGCACCCTGTAGCCCTGGAGGATATTTCTCCCTTTTTTACTAAAGCCATCATTAGTGTTGAAGATTCGCGGTTTTACAATCATAGCGGTATAGACCATAGAGGTTTAGTGCGGGCGCTTTGGACAAACATCCGTAAAAAAAGGATTGCTCAGGGAGGAAGTACTATTACCCAGCAACTTTCCAAGAACTTGTTTTTTTCTTTTGAGAGAAACTGGGTTCGTAAGATCAAAGAGCTGTTGATTGCTTTTCAGCTGGAGGCAACCTTCAGTAAAGATCAAATACTTCAGGCATATTGCAATCAGATATATTTTGGTAGTGGTGCTTATGGAGTGGAGGAGGCGGCCCAGGTGTATTTCAGAAAACGTGCCAAGGACCTTTCTTTACTTCAAGCGGCTCTCCTTGCGGGCCTGCCCAATTCTCCAAATAATGCGAATCCCTTTTCATATTTTGAAAGGGCGATGCAAAGAACAAAATACGTATTAGACAGGATGGTGGCTGAAAAGCTGATCAGTGTGGATGAAAAAGATACAGCTTTACAGTCCGATCTTGACCTTGTTAATCCCAGGGTAGAGTCGAATCCAAACCTTTATTTTGTAGATCGCGTATTGGAACAGTTGGAAAGAGACTATGGCAAGGAGTTCGTACACTTTGGGGGATTGAAGATTATCACCACGTTGGATTCCCGCTACCAGCAGTTTGCGGTCAACAGTGCTCACAACCATTTAGAAGCTTTAGAAGAGAAAATAGAAAAGGAGCCGGGAACAGGGCCGCTCCAGGCCGCTTTAGTGTCCATAGAGAATAAAAGTGGTGCGATTCGAGCCATGCTTGGCGGCAAAAACTATTCGCACAGTCAATTTAACCGGGCGGTTTCAAGCAACCGTCTTCCCGGCTCTTCTTTTAAACCCTTTGTATATTTTACTGCAATGGAGGAGTTGGGTTATTCGCCTGCTACTGTGGTTGTGGATGAGCCGCTGACTATAGATATCCCCGGCAGCGAACCGTGGAGCCCGCAGAATTTTGATGAGGAGTTTGCTGGGAATCTTATTTTGAAAAAAGCCCTGATGAAGTCCATTAACATTATTTCTGCAAAACTACTAAAT
- a CDS encoding helix-turn-helix transcriptional regulator: MSILAKNLKAIRKELGCTQSVMSEILKVGFRTFVRYEAGARDAPVSVLVKIARLGNISLEQLLTSEVGKNDVAPLQKLNKSVSSTEVGAINFKEGSVVFNNPFREEIITLNDDERKILTLFRKMGPHMQKECLANLGQIAELVNTADSKKDKVSKDQISKNDTEPGFEKSSQASQHQPKAKRRPGRKKLDKKALQEKIDKLKMLTRSINKTTVK; this comes from the coding sequence ATGTCAATTTTGGCTAAGAACCTGAAGGCGATCCGCAAAGAACTGGGTTGCACTCAATCCGTGATGTCGGAAATTCTAAAGGTGGGGTTTCGCACCTTTGTTCGTTATGAAGCAGGGGCCAGAGATGCTCCTGTGTCAGTATTAGTAAAAATTGCCAGGCTCGGAAATATATCTCTGGAGCAATTATTGACTTCAGAAGTGGGTAAGAATGATGTTGCTCCACTGCAGAAATTGAATAAAAGCGTATCATCAACAGAGGTGGGTGCTATTAATTTCAAGGAAGGTTCTGTGGTTTTCAATAATCCTTTTCGTGAGGAAATTATTACCTTGAATGATGATGAGAGAAAGATATTGACTCTTTTTCGAAAAATGGGTCCCCACATGCAAAAAGAATGTCTTGCAAACCTTGGGCAAATTGCGGAATTGGTCAATACTGCCGACTCAAAGAAGGATAAAGTCAGCAAGGATCAAATTAGCAAAAACGATACAGAACCTGGTTTTGAAAAGTCCTCTCAAGCTTCTCAACACCAACCTAAAGCCAAACGGAGACCCGGCAGAAAAAAGCTGGATAAAAAAGCTTTGCAAGAGAAGATAGACAAGCTTAAAATGCTCACCCGGAGTATTAATAAAACCACGGTGAAATAA
- a CDS encoding radical SAM protein, translating to MSVENREFLHEVMRREIRDRKIPLSLGKTCPVKCTFCYEMDHSYRQTFDMPLTTQEDWEFILNEIQTYPTRETESWVLGGNEYMEWTDLALHPKAMDWIEEFLERTDKNIIMFSVGYFDPKRINRLAEKFPGRINFELSVITLGSYRKQLMPKGPTVNQVLEVLDGPAVTSANFYSFGPGTMSVDAETISKINKNCLLWMGCLTPLKYIDEKTTALMRQGKRYLADESKRIYEMNLPNVQMIHTESDITSFLNRNKIIKTFDACELEKKDWIVMAGNVYRVLQMFRRGRARFLYVPNETLGGDSDCTTLLTFSDVAKRITNQRVVHLPRVIMEKSSNDERDISGVSFDEFKERFPRIRFKVLNKVNSDLSNKKLYEKGYLKNYVEDYLRNPLSKKFEAIAHPN from the coding sequence ATGAGTGTAGAAAACAGGGAATTTCTTCATGAAGTTATGAGAAGAGAGATCAGGGATCGAAAAATTCCTTTAAGCCTGGGAAAAACCTGCCCTGTGAAATGTACGTTTTGTTATGAGATGGATCATAGCTACCGCCAGACTTTTGATATGCCCCTCACAACACAAGAGGATTGGGAGTTCATCTTAAATGAAATCCAGACTTACCCCACTCGTGAGACAGAGTCCTGGGTTTTGGGGGGCAACGAATATATGGAGTGGACTGACCTTGCCTTGCACCCGAAGGCGATGGACTGGATTGAAGAATTCCTGGAAAGGACGGATAAGAACATCATTATGTTTTCTGTGGGTTACTTTGACCCGAAAAGGATTAACAGGCTTGCGGAAAAGTTTCCAGGGCGCATTAATTTTGAACTCTCGGTGATTACGCTGGGTTCTTATCGAAAGCAATTAATGCCAAAGGGGCCGACTGTCAATCAGGTTTTGGAGGTGTTGGATGGTCCGGCTGTAACTTCGGCCAATTTCTACTCATTTGGTCCCGGCACCATGTCTGTAGATGCAGAAACCATCTCAAAAATCAACAAAAACTGTTTGCTTTGGATGGGCTGCTTGACTCCTCTAAAGTATATTGATGAGAAAACCACTGCTTTAATGAGGCAGGGAAAACGGTATCTCGCTGATGAATCAAAAAGAATTTATGAAATGAATTTGCCAAATGTCCAGATGATTCATACTGAGTCAGACATTACCTCATTTCTGAATCGCAATAAAATAATAAAAACGTTTGATGCTTGTGAATTGGAAAAAAAAGACTGGATCGTCATGGCAGGCAACGTTTACAGAGTTTTGCAAATGTTTCGCCGAGGGCGTGCCCGTTTTCTCTATGTTCCCAATGAAACACTTGGGGGTGACTCAGATTGCACAACTTTATTGACTTTCAGTGATGTTGCTAAAAGAATAACTAATCAGAGGGTGGTGCATCTTCCACGTGTAATCATGGAGAAATCTTCTAATGATGAAAGAGATATTTCGGGAGTCTCTTTTGATGAGTTTAAAGAACGTTTCCCCCGCATACGTTTTAAGGTTCTCAACAAGGTGAATTCTGATCTTTCAAATAAAAAACTGTATGAAAAGGGTTACTTGAAAAATTATGTCGAAGATTATCTGCGAAATCCTCTATCGAAAAAGTTTGAGGCCATTGCACATCCCAACTAG
- a CDS encoding biotin--[acetyl-CoA-carboxylase] ligase, whose amino-acid sequence MGSSFDIDISALQKRLNTIRIGHPLKVLPQTDSTSEEIRRDLTLPEGTVVISDLQTHGRGRQGRTWHSESGTGLYLSILLKPHLPPENLHFITLMAGVATVSAIQQNGAKQARLKWPNDILLNGKKLSGILCEHIPGKAVIVGIGINMNQTQFPSDIQDIATSMKMETGNSINRADLILSLLKNLDCGYEEYLNGNKQSLLQKWTSNTDMFGKTVTVHQKGVSITGIAMSLDSDGRLILQTSDGETHILGSGELLT is encoded by the coding sequence TTGGGTTCATCTTTCGATATTGATATTTCAGCCCTTCAGAAAAGGCTCAATACCATCAGGATTGGTCATCCACTAAAGGTTCTACCTCAAACTGATTCTACCAGTGAGGAAATTCGGCGTGACCTGACCCTGCCAGAAGGGACCGTTGTTATTTCCGATTTACAGACTCATGGGCGTGGCAGACAAGGGCGTACATGGCATTCTGAGTCCGGTACCGGGCTCTATCTCTCGATACTTTTAAAGCCCCATTTGCCCCCAGAAAACCTGCACTTCATCACTCTGATGGCAGGGGTAGCGACAGTTTCCGCCATACAACAAAATGGTGCGAAGCAGGCAAGACTAAAATGGCCTAATGACATCCTATTAAACGGCAAAAAACTTTCAGGCATTCTATGTGAACATATCCCCGGCAAAGCAGTAATCGTAGGAATAGGAATTAATATGAACCAGACTCAGTTTCCCAGCGATATCCAGGATATTGCCACTTCAATGAAAATGGAAACTGGGAACTCAATCAATCGCGCAGACCTTATTCTCAGTCTGCTGAAAAACCTGGACTGCGGTTACGAAGAGTATCTAAATGGGAACAAACAAAGTCTTCTTCAAAAATGGACATCTAATACAGACATGTTTGGTAAAACAGTGACCGTCCATCAAAAGGGGGTTTCTATAACGGGTATAGCGATGAGTCTCGACTCTGATGGCAGACTCATCCTGCAAACCTCAGATGGAGAAACACATATTCTTGGTTCGGGAGAGCTTTTAACCTAA
- a CDS encoding alkene reductase encodes MTTRPTELLSSFQLGDIKLDNRVVLAPMTRARAGEERMPNNLMAEYYSQRSSAGLLITEATVISKQANGWVNSPGIYSDRQGESWEKVTRAVHSRGSYIFLQLWHCGRASHSAFHNGEPAVAPSAIKLNGEYIHTPQGKKDHETPRELNTNEIPAIVEDYKKAASRAKKAGFDGVEIHSANGYLLDQFLQSRTNKRSDRYGGSVENRFRLLKETVTAVTEVWPANRVGVRLSPNGNYNDMGSEDFRETFTYAASQLDKTGLAYLHVMDGIGFGFHELGEPMTLLDFRKVFSGPLIGNCGYTQETAEEAIEEKRADLIAFGRPFISNPDLVDRFRNGWPLAPDADMSIWFSFEKEGYTDFKPYA; translated from the coding sequence ATGACAACCCGTCCAACCGAATTGCTCAGTTCATTTCAATTGGGCGATATAAAACTTGATAACCGTGTTGTATTAGCCCCTATGACGCGAGCCAGAGCGGGTGAGGAACGAATGCCCAACAACCTGATGGCGGAATATTATTCGCAAAGGTCCTCCGCAGGGCTTCTCATTACTGAAGCTACCGTTATTTCCAAACAGGCCAATGGTTGGGTCAATTCCCCCGGTATTTACTCTGACAGGCAAGGTGAGTCCTGGGAAAAGGTCACCAGGGCAGTTCATAGTAGGGGGTCATATATATTTCTACAGTTATGGCATTGCGGTCGGGCCTCACACAGTGCTTTTCATAATGGAGAACCGGCTGTGGCCCCCTCAGCTATAAAACTTAATGGAGAATATATACACACCCCACAGGGGAAGAAAGATCACGAAACACCTCGGGAACTCAATACCAATGAAATACCAGCCATTGTCGAAGACTATAAAAAAGCAGCCTCTCGAGCTAAGAAGGCAGGATTTGACGGCGTAGAGATACATAGTGCTAATGGATACCTTCTGGACCAGTTCCTCCAATCCAGAACTAACAAGCGTTCTGACAGATATGGCGGATCGGTGGAAAACAGATTCAGATTGCTAAAGGAAACAGTCACAGCCGTCACAGAAGTCTGGCCTGCGAACAGGGTAGGAGTTCGATTGAGTCCTAATGGAAACTATAACGATATGGGTTCTGAAGATTTCCGTGAAACCTTCACCTATGCTGCAAGCCAGTTGGATAAAACCGGGTTGGCTTACCTCCATGTGATGGACGGCATTGGATTCGGTTTCCATGAACTTGGGGAGCCAATGACATTACTGGATTTCCGAAAAGTTTTTTCCGGTCCCTTGATCGGGAACTGTGGATACACTCAAGAGACAGCAGAAGAGGCCATTGAAGAAAAAAGGGCTGACCTCATAGCATTTGGACGCCCTTTTATAAGCAACCCTGATCTTGTGGATCGATTTCGAAACGGCTGGCCTCTAGCTCCAGATGCTGATATGAGTATATGGTTTTCTTTTGAAAAAGAAGGCTATACTGATTTCAAACCTTATGCTTAA